The following are from one region of the Stigmatella ashevillena genome:
- a CDS encoding DUF3060 domain-containing protein, with protein sequence MSKSIRSAAVAFTVCFAMAAGAQDTVEIGKDGNVKVRSGGHKVDVRGGNVKVESEGTHTTVDVERDDDDKEDADDDSSAEIDITDAGRKETLACNGTTEVSISGSSNDLTFTGACKRVDVTGSSNKVTLDAVEQIDVTGTGNTVTWKKAAGGRKKPKVSSTGTGNKVSQR encoded by the coding sequence ATGTCGAAGAGTATTCGTTCCGCAGCCGTAGCGTTCACCGTCTGCTTCGCGATGGCGGCGGGCGCGCAAGACACCGTCGAGATTGGCAAGGACGGGAACGTCAAGGTTCGCTCGGGTGGCCACAAAGTGGACGTGCGGGGCGGCAACGTGAAGGTCGAAAGCGAGGGCACCCACACCACGGTCGACGTGGAGCGGGACGACGACGACAAAGAGGACGCCGATGACGATTCCAGCGCGGAGATCGACATCACCGACGCGGGCCGTAAGGAGACACTCGCCTGCAACGGCACGACCGAGGTGTCGATCAGCGGCTCCTCGAACGACCTGACGTTCACAGGAGCGTGCAAGCGCGTCGATGTAACGGGCAGCTCGAACAAGGTCACCCTGGACGCCGTGGAGCAGATCGACGTCACGGGCACAGGCAATACCGTGACCTGGAAGAAGGCCGCAGGCGGACGCAAGAAGCCCAAGGTGAGCTCCACGGGCACAGGCAACAAAGTGTCCCAGCGGTAA
- a CDS encoding DUF6310 domain-containing protein: MTTERRRPECEPIPVPHAGGDDPHNECADKYPPNRYPGKDVLVDGKRFDALQVGVRVLWEIKTDRFDTYHDFVQEQAIRKEYPLLQEERTIAEACGYGFVVGVSTQAHKDALLAEDLTLNIVVTGCKR, encoded by the coding sequence GTGACGACGGAGCGCCGCCGCCCAGAGTGCGAGCCCATCCCGGTGCCGCACGCGGGCGGAGATGACCCGCATAACGAATGCGCTGACAAGTACCCGCCGAACCGCTACCCCGGTAAGGACGTGCTCGTTGACGGCAAGCGCTTTGATGCGCTGCAAGTCGGCGTGCGCGTGCTGTGGGAGATCAAGACCGACCGATTTGACACGTATCATGACTTTGTCCAGGAGCAGGCGATCAGGAAGGAATATCCTTTGTTGCAGGAAGAGCGGACCATCGCAGAGGCATGTGGATATGGCTTCGTCGTTGGGGTGAGCACCCAAGCGCACAAAGACGCGTTACTCGCAGAGGATCTCACCCTCAATATTGTCGTCACGGGGTGCAAGCGATGA
- a CDS encoding DUF5953 family protein, whose product MTKRRTLIFIVYAPVLVGNDGRTLAAVRGIERALSGVSLEWEVSEEGRLIALPQRDGWLAEATARGEFPLLCNGDESYPVTVWGSGRPARLSAGGQAQFEVHAKLPLDAVGIAAAAEMLEGVAEGARAFWGRVLPDGVASEMAKQIRHSMDQPHVPPRGLPALNLPQHIPSPAIPHHLGWLNYWSAAAAQAIGFPDPVRDEDLLSRTRRTATGGWVVRLTETPLELDNPAHLTALLRAYERFPEIGGRVTPG is encoded by the coding sequence ATGACCAAGCGGAGGACCCTCATCTTCATCGTGTACGCCCCTGTGCTCGTGGGCAACGACGGGCGCACGCTCGCAGCCGTCCGTGGAATCGAGCGGGCGCTCTCCGGTGTGAGCTTGGAGTGGGAAGTGTCCGAGGAGGGGCGGCTCATCGCGTTGCCACAACGCGATGGGTGGCTTGCTGAGGCGACTGCGCGCGGGGAGTTCCCACTGCTGTGCAACGGCGACGAGAGTTACCCCGTGACGGTTTGGGGGAGTGGAAGACCGGCGCGCCTCAGCGCGGGCGGCCAGGCACAATTCGAAGTCCACGCGAAGCTGCCACTAGATGCGGTCGGCATCGCAGCGGCGGCGGAGATGCTGGAAGGCGTGGCGGAAGGCGCACGCGCGTTCTGGGGGCGCGTGTTGCCGGACGGCGTGGCCTCGGAGATGGCGAAACAGATTCGCCACTCGATGGATCAGCCGCATGTCCCGCCCCGGGGGCTCCCAGCGCTCAACCTCCCCCAGCACATTCCTTCGCCAGCGATTCCCCATCACCTTGGGTGGCTGAACTACTGGTCGGCTGCCGCTGCACAAGCCATCGGGTTCCCGGACCCTGTCCGCGATGAGGACTTGCTCTCTCGGACGCGGCGCACTGCAACGGGCGGGTGGGTCGTTCGGCTCACGGAGACGCCGCTCGAACTCGACAACCCCGCGCACCTTACGGCGCTCTTGCGCGCGTATGAGCGCTTCCCGGAGATTGGCGGGCGCGTGACTCCGGGCTGA
- a CDS encoding HEAT repeat domain-containing protein translates to MSDERPDALLKSALEKIVYFEARADQLHGELDAARQEVARLQRELAATGQREIVLRRELAEFEVRVHRAHSEREELSRLNQALRDERTQLLGKLLDATRIRTASQAPETPEDDDDLGIDLASFISQLRSEALNRPTPPTPEGPAPRGTPPPAPPVARSGVRERPPPPVPDEDEPLWSVPVPAVALAVAAVPTVAMGASVGAPVSASAVVQQAQRFRHEGRLGVSPEQLAELSGYVGPAGRSGETLFGFSVRELSAADPAARIRAAERLKALGQTAAAPALATALHAETDPSAQVGLLQAFAGLCREQGASVVSPLLASPVAEVRIAALKALLSLAPKDAAPHLAQAMKDPDRAVRRRASLLALGLEGEAAHRLGEEAIHDTDPEVRSLAALALGAGSGEGARTLLLDALLDADRRVRRSASQSLSRILGQDVSAVVELDEPQRRREIRRLSLLPAHPVRTPLVVRPPPAPTPAPEPVAVRASVARPAPVREAPTPAPERAAPVRAALAVMGSGPQAPSAPRPAEQRARPSPVEALCAPLMEDIRTAIRGRSFGELASMLSAPVELAQEALTLLVARGAVVRRGHKYFAA, encoded by the coding sequence GTGAGTGATGAGCGTCCGGACGCGCTGCTCAAGAGCGCACTCGAAAAGATCGTCTACTTCGAGGCCCGCGCGGACCAGCTCCACGGTGAGTTGGATGCAGCGCGTCAGGAAGTGGCCCGGCTCCAGCGAGAGCTGGCCGCGACGGGGCAGCGGGAGATCGTCCTGCGCCGCGAGCTGGCCGAGTTCGAGGTGCGCGTCCACCGCGCCCACTCCGAGCGCGAGGAGCTGAGCCGTCTCAACCAGGCGCTGCGCGATGAGCGGACCCAGTTGCTCGGCAAGCTGCTGGATGCCACCCGTATCCGCACCGCCTCCCAGGCCCCCGAGACCCCTGAAGATGACGATGACCTGGGCATCGATCTGGCGTCGTTCATCTCCCAGCTTCGCAGCGAGGCGCTGAACCGTCCCACGCCGCCCACCCCGGAAGGGCCCGCCCCGCGGGGCACGCCTCCGCCCGCGCCTCCCGTGGCCCGTAGTGGCGTCCGGGAGCGGCCCCCGCCGCCCGTGCCGGACGAGGACGAGCCGCTCTGGTCCGTGCCCGTTCCCGCCGTCGCGCTGGCCGTGGCGGCCGTGCCCACGGTGGCCATGGGGGCTTCGGTCGGGGCTCCGGTCTCGGCCTCGGCCGTGGTGCAGCAGGCCCAGCGCTTCCGCCACGAGGGCCGGTTGGGCGTGAGCCCCGAGCAGCTCGCCGAGCTGTCCGGCTACGTCGGGCCCGCGGGGCGCTCCGGTGAGACGCTGTTCGGCTTCTCCGTGCGCGAGCTGTCCGCCGCGGACCCCGCGGCCCGCATCCGCGCCGCCGAGCGCCTCAAGGCCCTGGGGCAGACCGCCGCCGCGCCCGCCCTGGCCACCGCGCTCCATGCCGAGACGGACCCCAGCGCGCAGGTGGGGCTCCTCCAGGCCTTCGCCGGCCTGTGCCGCGAGCAGGGCGCCTCCGTCGTCTCGCCGCTGTTGGCCTCGCCCGTGGCCGAGGTCCGCATCGCCGCGCTCAAGGCGCTGCTCTCGCTGGCCCCCAAGGATGCCGCGCCCCACCTGGCCCAGGCGATGAAAGACCCGGACCGGGCCGTGCGCCGCCGGGCCTCGCTGCTGGCCCTGGGCCTGGAAGGGGAGGCCGCACACCGGCTCGGCGAGGAGGCCATCCACGACACCGACCCCGAGGTGCGCAGCCTCGCGGCCCTGGCCCTGGGGGCTGGCAGCGGCGAGGGCGCCCGCACGCTGCTGCTCGACGCGCTCCTGGACGCGGACCGCCGCGTGCGCAGGTCTGCCTCTCAGAGCCTCTCGCGCATCCTCGGCCAGGATGTCTCGGCCGTGGTGGAGCTCGACGAGCCCCAGCGGCGGCGGGAGATTCGACGCCTCTCCCTGCTGCCCGCCCACCCCGTGAGGACCCCGCTGGTGGTGCGTCCCCCTCCCGCGCCCACCCCCGCCCCGGAGCCTGTCGCCGTCCGGGCGAGCGTGGCCCGCCCGGCCCCGGTCCGGGAGGCGCCCACCCCGGCCCCCGAACGGGCGGCGCCTGTCCGGGCCGCCCTGGCGGTGATGGGCTCCGGGCCCCAAGCGCCGTCCGCCCCCCGTCCGGCCGAGCAGCGCGCCCGCCCCTCTCCCGTGGAGGCGCTCTGTGCGCCGTTGATGGAGGACATTCGAACCGCTATCCGAGGACGTTCGTTCGGAGAGCTGGCATCCATGCTATCCGCTCCCGTGGAGTTGGCTCAGGAGGCGCTCACCCTCCTGGTGGCTCGGGGGGCTGTGGTTCGCAGAGGGCACAAATACTTTGCCGCTTGA
- a CDS encoding ParA family protein — protein MEAPTYTAKQVAEMLGVTPKELSGALKKDAYTPDDVWELRTTLQKFPAPIGHRRQLFLNFKGGTGKTSLSTSYAWRLAELGYAVLLIDLDSQGHSTKCLGYEGEDYEKTLQDVLVRKAPLSQVIQKSTLPNLDFIPSNLSMSTVDLALMPMAGREFKLRNALKEVESRYDVVVFDAPPSFGLLNLNALMAASDLFVPVLADFLSFHGLKLLFETVQSLEEDLNHVLDHVFIVVNSFNATFKLAKEALEALQTHYPEYLLPTIIRQCTKFAQAASEGRPVFVADPTSKGATDIQAMIDNVLPRMVAAAARRGAEATRAG, from the coding sequence ATGGAAGCTCCGACCTACACCGCCAAGCAGGTAGCCGAGATGCTCGGCGTGACTCCCAAGGAGCTCTCCGGGGCGTTGAAGAAGGACGCCTACACCCCCGACGATGTGTGGGAGTTGCGCACCACCCTCCAGAAGTTCCCCGCCCCCATCGGCCACCGGCGCCAGCTGTTCCTCAACTTCAAGGGCGGCACCGGCAAGACGTCCCTGTCCACCTCCTATGCGTGGCGGCTGGCGGAGCTGGGCTATGCGGTGCTCCTCATCGATCTGGACAGTCAGGGCCACTCCACCAAGTGCCTGGGCTACGAGGGCGAGGACTACGAGAAGACGCTCCAGGATGTGCTGGTGCGCAAGGCGCCCCTGTCCCAGGTGATTCAGAAGTCCACCCTGCCCAACCTGGACTTCATCCCCTCCAACCTGAGCATGTCCACGGTGGACCTGGCGCTGATGCCCATGGCCGGCCGCGAGTTCAAGCTGCGCAACGCGCTCAAGGAGGTGGAGTCCCGTTACGACGTCGTCGTCTTCGATGCGCCCCCGTCCTTCGGCCTGCTCAACCTCAACGCGCTCATGGCCGCCTCGGACCTGTTCGTCCCGGTGCTCGCCGACTTCCTGTCCTTCCATGGCCTGAAGCTGCTGTTCGAGACGGTGCAGAGCCTGGAGGAGGACTTGAACCACGTGCTCGACCACGTCTTCATCGTGGTGAACTCCTTCAACGCCACCTTCAAGTTGGCCAAGGAGGCGCTCGAGGCGCTTCAGACGCACTACCCGGAGTACCTGCTGCCGACCATCATCCGGCAGTGCACCAAGTTCGCCCAGGCCGCCAGCGAGGGCCGGCCCGTCTTCGTCGCGGACCCGACCTCCAAGGGCGCCACCGACATCCAGGCCATGATTGACAACGTCCTGCCACGCATGGTGGCTGCCGCGGCGCGCCGTGGCGCCGAGGCCACGCGCGCGGGATGA
- the rd gene encoding rubredoxin, whose amino-acid sequence MAMKRYQCLPCGHIYDPAEGDPASGIPPGTAFEQLPGNWICPDCGASKADFEPMND is encoded by the coding sequence ATGGCCATGAAGCGGTACCAGTGTCTTCCGTGCGGTCACATCTATGATCCCGCGGAGGGGGATCCCGCCTCAGGAATCCCCCCCGGGACCGCGTTCGAGCAGCTGCCCGGCAACTGGATTTGCCCGGACTGCGGTGCCAGCAAGGCCGACTTCGAGCCCATGAACGATTAG